A single genomic interval of Danio aesculapii chromosome 5, fDanAes4.1, whole genome shotgun sequence harbors:
- the tnfsf10l4 gene encoding tumor necrosis factor (ligand) superfamily, member 10 like 4 has translation MTSNLPIGPNYSQLDENASENRHAKGQYIFYLILTFILSTETFITACLLYDYSRDIHRTSEMVVDGGFPIHCLSTNLSQPADQPGITSCNLFNQELKQTAHQRLLLDIQNYLLETFGEHNITEIFRPAVHVGAKQDLKQYQSLQINDEVPPLGRIQWDNMNGQIIQEGLMRLSPDGEIVVPLSGIYFVYSQVNFETQLGQNVHFTQYLYKRTAYHPRPVLLSKATVTPCASVRYGVQLYSNHQGALFRLQKGDRLSLYVLDTSAVRFPQEATYFGAFMIK, from the exons ATGACATCCAACCTTCCTATCGGCCCCAATTATAGCCAGCTGGACGAAAACGCATCTGAAAACAGACATGCAAAAGGACAGTACATCTTCTACTtgattctgacttttattttaagCACTGAGACGTTTATCACAGCTTGTCTTCTTTATGACTACTCCAGAGATATTCACAGA ACTAGTGAAATGGTTGTAGATGGAGGGTTTCCAATACACTGTCTCTCCACAAATCTCAGCCAACCGGCAGATCAACCAGGAATCACAAGTTGTAACTTGTTCAATCAAGAACTGAAACAAACTGCACATCAG aggCTGCTGTTAGACATACAGAATTATCTGCTGGAAACATTTGGAG AACATAACATCACTGAGATTTTCAGACCTGCTGTGCACGTCGGGGCAAAACAAGACCTTAAACAATATCAAAGTCTGCAGATAAATG ACGAGGTTCCTCCACTGGGTCGCATTCagtgggacaacatgaatggcCAGATCATCCAGGAGGGGTTAATGCGGCTGAGTCCCGACGGTGAAATAGTGGTGCCCCTAAGCGGAATTTACTTCGTTTACTCTCAGGTTAATTTCGAAACACAGTTAGGACAGAATGTGCATTTTACGCAGTATTTATACAAGAGGACAGCGTACCATCCTCGACCTGTGCTGCTCTCCAAAGCCACAGTGACTCCATGCGCGAGCGTCAGATATGGTGTACAGCTTTATTCCAACCACCAGGGGGCGCTGTTCCGCTTACAAAAGGGCGACAGGCTCTCACTGTACGTGCTGGACACAAGCGCAGTACGTTTCCCTCAGGAAGCCACGTACTTCGGGGCATTCATGATTAAATAA